One region of Tamandua tetradactyla isolate mTamTet1 chromosome 6, mTamTet1.pri, whole genome shotgun sequence genomic DNA includes:
- the FAM222B gene encoding protein FAM222B isoform X1 has protein sequence MLACLPGPGDLSFQFLSHTQMNTGLQKWDTTQKMRTAHYPTPAELDAYAKKVANNPLTIKIFPNSVKVPQRKHVRRTVNGLDTSAQRYSPYPTQAATKAGLLAIVKVPAKSVLKDFDGTRARLLPEAIMNPPVAPYAAVAPSTLAHPQAQALARQQALQHAQTLAHAPPQTLQHPQGIPPAQALPHPQSLQQPQGLGHSQPVAQTQGLVHPQALAHQGLQHPPNPLLHGSRKMPDSDAPPNVTVSTSTIPLSMAATLQHGQPPDLSSIVHQINQFCQTRAGISTTSVCEGQIANPSPISRSLLINASTRVSTHSIPTPMPSCVVNPMEHTHAATAALPASGPVNLPTGISRAPTGYPSDLKPVSWNQHQLAHLQQMCNEAGGTTAPGLTGKHVAGRELAGPGFVGKAPAYPQELCLAQSFHLKPSLEKPTPSPPVNGLTAPLAYPNGHYFQPLWNNILPTPNSDSSGSQDLAMPFHGGQPTGAPLDCAAAAGAHYRAGTGGGPVASQNSLMQTVDYLSGDFQQACFREQSLALLSKAHRGPGSHAPDPTDSRSLHIQHPGYR, from the exons ATGCTAGCCTGTCTACCAGGGCCAGGTGACTTGtcctttcagtttctttctcacACGCAGATGAACACTGGACTTCAGAAAT ggGACACTACACAGAAAATGAGAACTGCTCACTATCCTACCCCAGCCGAATTGGATGCATATGCTAAGAAGGTCGCAAACAACCCACTGACTATAAAAATCTTCCCCAACAGTGTGAAGGTTCCCCAGCGGAAACACGTTCGTCGTACTGTGAACGGCCTCGACACATCAGCCCAGCGCTACAGCCCGTACCCAACTCAGGCTGCCACCAAGGCCGGCCTGCTTGCCATTGTCAAAGTGCCAGCCAAAAGCGTACTCAAGGACTTTGACGGCACCCGAGCCCGGTTGCTCCCTGAGGCCATCATGAATCCCCCAGTGGCGCCCTATGCTGCTGTGGCACCCAGCACTTTAGCTCACCCCCAGGCCCAGGCTCTGGCCCGCCAGCAGGCCCTGCAGCATGCACAGACCCTGGCTCATGCTCCCCCCCAGACGCTTCAGCACCCTCAGGGTATTCCGccagcccaggccctgccccaTCCTCAGAGCCTCCAGCAGCCTCAGGGCCTGGGCCACTCTCAGCCCGTGGCCCAAACCCAGGGCTTGGTCCACCCTCAGGCCCTGGCTCACCAGGGTCTTCAGCACCCCCCCAACCCATTGCTGCATGGAAGCCGGAAGATGCCAGACTCAGATGCCCCCCCGAATGTGACCGTGTCTACCTCAACTATCCCCCTTTCAATGGCGGCCACCCTGCAACATGGCCAGCCCCCGGACCTGAGCAGCATTGTGCACCAGATCAACCAGTTTTGCCAGACGAGGGCAGGCATCAGCACTACCTCAGTGTGTGAGGGCCAGATCGCCAACCCCAGCCCCATTAGCCGCAGCCTGCTCATCAATGCAAGCACCCGGGTGTCAACCCACAGCATCCCCACACCAATGCCTTCATGTGTGGTCAATCCCATGGAGCACACCCATGCGGCCACGGCTGCATTGCCTGCCTCAGGCCCTGTCAACTTGCCCACAGGCATCTCTCGTGCCCCCACTGGCTACCCTAGCGACCTCAAGCCAGTCTCCTGGAACCAGCATCAGCTGGCCCACCTACAACAAATGTGCAACGAGGCTGGTGGGACGACGGCCCCCGGCCTGACAGGCAAGCATGTGGCAGGACGCGAGTTGGCAGGGCCTGGCTTTGTGGGCAAGGCCCCTGCCTACCCGCAGGAACTCTGCCTGGCACAGTCCTTCCATCTGAAACCATCCCTGGAGAAGCCAACCCCATCCCCACCAGTCAATGGCCTGACAGCCCCACTGGCCTATCCCAATGGTCACTACTTCCAGCCCCTGTGGAACAACATTCTTCCCACTCCCAATAGCGACAGCTCGGGGTCTCAGGACCTCGCCATGCCGTTCCATGGTGGGCAGCCCACGGGTGCACCCCTCGACTGTGCGGCTGCTGCTGGGGCCCACTACCGAGCAGGGACTGGGGGTGGTCCGGTGGCAAGCCAGAACAGCTTGATGCAAACAGTGGATTACCTAAGTGGGGATTTCCAGCAGgcctgcttcagagaacagagccTGGCTCTGCTGAGCAAAGCCCATCGAGGCCCTGGCAGTCATGCCCCTGACCCCACAGATAGTCGAAGTCTTCATATTCAACACCCAGGATATAGATAG
- the FAM222B gene encoding protein FAM222B isoform X2: MNPPVAPYAAVAPSTLAHPQAQALARQQALQHAQTLAHAPPQTLQHPQGIPPAQALPHPQSLQQPQGLGHSQPVAQTQGLVHPQALAHQGLQHPPNPLLHGSRKMPDSDAPPNVTVSTSTIPLSMAATLQHGQPPDLSSIVHQINQFCQTRAGISTTSVCEGQIANPSPISRSLLINASTRVSTHSIPTPMPSCVVNPMEHTHAATAALPASGPVNLPTGISRAPTGYPSDLKPVSWNQHQLAHLQQMCNEAGGTTAPGLTGKHVAGRELAGPGFVGKAPAYPQELCLAQSFHLKPSLEKPTPSPPVNGLTAPLAYPNGHYFQPLWNNILPTPNSDSSGSQDLAMPFHGGQPTGAPLDCAAAAGAHYRAGTGGGPVASQNSLMQTVDYLSGDFQQACFREQSLALLSKAHRGPGSHAPDPTDSRSLHIQHPGYR; encoded by the coding sequence ATGAATCCCCCAGTGGCGCCCTATGCTGCTGTGGCACCCAGCACTTTAGCTCACCCCCAGGCCCAGGCTCTGGCCCGCCAGCAGGCCCTGCAGCATGCACAGACCCTGGCTCATGCTCCCCCCCAGACGCTTCAGCACCCTCAGGGTATTCCGccagcccaggccctgccccaTCCTCAGAGCCTCCAGCAGCCTCAGGGCCTGGGCCACTCTCAGCCCGTGGCCCAAACCCAGGGCTTGGTCCACCCTCAGGCCCTGGCTCACCAGGGTCTTCAGCACCCCCCCAACCCATTGCTGCATGGAAGCCGGAAGATGCCAGACTCAGATGCCCCCCCGAATGTGACCGTGTCTACCTCAACTATCCCCCTTTCAATGGCGGCCACCCTGCAACATGGCCAGCCCCCGGACCTGAGCAGCATTGTGCACCAGATCAACCAGTTTTGCCAGACGAGGGCAGGCATCAGCACTACCTCAGTGTGTGAGGGCCAGATCGCCAACCCCAGCCCCATTAGCCGCAGCCTGCTCATCAATGCAAGCACCCGGGTGTCAACCCACAGCATCCCCACACCAATGCCTTCATGTGTGGTCAATCCCATGGAGCACACCCATGCGGCCACGGCTGCATTGCCTGCCTCAGGCCCTGTCAACTTGCCCACAGGCATCTCTCGTGCCCCCACTGGCTACCCTAGCGACCTCAAGCCAGTCTCCTGGAACCAGCATCAGCTGGCCCACCTACAACAAATGTGCAACGAGGCTGGTGGGACGACGGCCCCCGGCCTGACAGGCAAGCATGTGGCAGGACGCGAGTTGGCAGGGCCTGGCTTTGTGGGCAAGGCCCCTGCCTACCCGCAGGAACTCTGCCTGGCACAGTCCTTCCATCTGAAACCATCCCTGGAGAAGCCAACCCCATCCCCACCAGTCAATGGCCTGACAGCCCCACTGGCCTATCCCAATGGTCACTACTTCCAGCCCCTGTGGAACAACATTCTTCCCACTCCCAATAGCGACAGCTCGGGGTCTCAGGACCTCGCCATGCCGTTCCATGGTGGGCAGCCCACGGGTGCACCCCTCGACTGTGCGGCTGCTGCTGGGGCCCACTACCGAGCAGGGACTGGGGGTGGTCCGGTGGCAAGCCAGAACAGCTTGATGCAAACAGTGGATTACCTAAGTGGGGATTTCCAGCAGgcctgcttcagagaacagagccTGGCTCTGCTGAGCAAAGCCCATCGAGGCCCTGGCAGTCATGCCCCTGACCCCACAGATAGTCGAAGTCTTCATATTCAACACCCAGGATATAGATAG
- the TRAF4 gene encoding TNF receptor-associated factor 4, translating to MPGFDYKFLEKPKRRLLCPLCGKPMREPVQVSTCGHRFCDTCLQEFLSEGVFKCPEDQLPLDYAKIYPDPELEVQVLGLPIRCIHSEEGCRWSGPLRHLQGHLNTCSFNVVPCPNRCPTKLSRRDLPAHLQHDCPKRRLKCEFCGCDFSGETYESHEGVCPQESVYCENKCGARMMRRLLAQHAASECPKRTQPCTYCTKEFVFDTIQSHQYQCPRLPVPCPNQCGVGTVAREDLPGHLKDSCSTALVLCPFKDSGCKHRCPKLAMARHVEESVKPHLAMMCALVSRQRQELQELRRELEELSVGSDGVLIWKIGSYGRRLQEAKAKPNLECFSPAFYTHKYGYKLQVSAFLNGNGSGEGTHLSLYIRVLPGAFDNLLEWPFARRVTFSLLDQSDPGLAKPQHVTETFHPDPNWKNFQKPGTWRGSLDESSLGFGYPKFISHQDIRKRNYVRDDAVFIRASVELPRKILS from the exons ATGCCCGGCTTCGACTACAAGTTCCTGGAGAAGCCCAAGCGGAGACTGCTGTGCCCGCTGTGCGGGAAGCCCATGCGCGAGCCCGTGCAGGTTTCTACCTGCGGCCACCGCTTCTGCGACACCTGCCTGCAGGAGTTCCTCAG TGAAGGAGTCTTCAAATGCCCTGAGGACCAACTTCCTCTGGACTATGCCAAG ATCTACCCAGACCCAGAGCTGGAGGTACAAGTATTAGGCCTGCCTATCCGCTGCATCCACAGTGAAGAGGGTTGCCGCTGGAGTGGGCCGCTTCGTCACCTACAG GGCCACCTAAATACCTGCAGCTTCAATGTAGTCCCCTGCCCCAACCGCTGCCCCACCAAGCTGAGCCGCCGTGATCTGCCTGCACACTTGCAGCACGACTGCCCCAAGCGTCGCCTCAAATGCGAGTTTTGTGGCTGTGACTTCAGTGGGGAGACCTATGAG AGCCATGAGGGTGTGTGTCCCCAAGAGAGTGTGTACTGTGAGAACAAGTGCGGTGCCCGCATGATGCGGCGGCTGCTGGCCCAGCATGCTGCCTCTGAGTGTCCCAAGCGCACCCAGCCTTGCACCTACTGCACCAAGGAGTTCGTCTTTGACACCATCCAG AGCCACCAGTACCAGTGCCCAAGGCTGCCTGTGCCCTGCCCCAACCAGTGTGGCGTGGGCACTGTGGCTCGGGAGGACCTGCCAGGTCATCTGAAAGACAGCTGTAGCACTGCCCTGGTGCTTTGTCCATTCAAAGATTCTGGCTGCAAGCACAGG TGCCCTAAGCTGGCAATGGCACGGCACGTGGAGGAGAGTGTGAAGCCACATCTGGCCATGATGTGTGCCTTAGTGAGCCGGCAACGGCAAGAGCTGCAGGAGCTGAGGCGGGAGCTGGAAGAACTATCGGTGGGCAGTGATGGCGTGCTCATCTGGAAGATTGGCAGCTATGGGCGTCGACTACAGGAAGCCAAGGCTAAGCCCAACCTTGAGTGCTTCAGCCCAGCCTTCTACACGCATAAGTATGGCTACAAGCTGCAGGTGTCTGCATTCCTCAATGGCAATGGCAGTGGTGAAGGCACACATCTCTCACTTTATATTCGTGTACTGCCTGGTGCTTTTGACAATCTCCTTGAGTGGCCCTTTGCTCGCCGTGTCACTTTCTCCCTGCTGGATCAGAGCGACCCTGGGCTGGCTAAGCCACAGCATGTCACTGAGACCTTCCACCCAGACCCAAATTGGAAGAACTTCCAGAAGCCAGGCACTTGGCGGGGTTCCTTGGATGAGAGTTCCCTGGGCTTCGGTTACCCCAAATTCATCTCCCACCAGGACATCCGCAAGCGAAACTATGTGCGGGATGATGCAGTCTTCATCCGTGCCTCTGTTGAACTGCCCAGGAAGATTCTCAGCTGA